DNA from Lagenorhynchus albirostris chromosome 3, mLagAlb1.1, whole genome shotgun sequence:
AAGTGATGTAACCTATGTACACATTTGTTTCCCTTCCAAGTTTAACTGCTAAAATTGCCCTTACAGAGATTACATTGTAAACTGTATTTCGTTAGTAATTTATTAAATTTGCCTGTCAATTGACACATTCTGTATGGAGCCTTAAAATGATGTTTTGAGAGTTTATTTACAATCATTGAAAGCAACGGTTCTGTAAAACAGGTAATTACAGCTCTTTAAGCTCACAACATACATATACTTAAACATTTAAATAGAAGTCCATTTTCTTCAAAAGTAATTTTCTACTGcttttccataaaaatataaaaagacaacatctgtagttttaaaaaacctATATTTAACCCAAATCAAGATTTTTCTACAAATGATACCTCTTTccaaaaagtttaaaagacaTCACAAAATAATGTGATGTTAAACCAAATAATTTCACCATGGCCTGGTACTTTACTTTTAAGAAATACTGtgcagtatttctttttaaactttcatgCTAGATGTCAACTGTGTATATGCTATGTCAACACACCAGATTAATCCAAGTCATTCATATTTATGCAGTAGACTGTCATATACGACCAGTTACCATATGAACTGTCATACCACAATTGCAAAATGGTAAAAGGCAATCTTTATGAAAACTTAATATTTTAGTAAAAGGCAACCAACATCACTCTAATTTTCTGTAAAAATTACCTCTCTTCCTCctaccattttttccccctttgaatGGTACCTTTTAAGCATATCAACACACAAAGGTATTTATATCACTTTTACTtaagttagcttttttttttcccgtatgcgggcctctcactgttgtggcctctcccattgcggagcacaggctctggacgcgcaggctcagcggccatggctcacgggcccagccgctccgcggcatgtgggatcttcccggaccggagcacgaacccgtgtcccctgcatcggcaggaggactctcaaccactgcgccaccagggaagccctaagttagctttttaaatgactgttttcttttctgatacAATGAATTTATCAAAAGGCACCAAGATTAGAGTCCTATGTAGTTTcagaattttgttcctttttaagttCCTCTAGAATAATTTTTGTCATAAAAGGGTAACTCTAAGAACCAGAAGAAAATGAATGATACAACACAGTAACTTAAAACTTGTACCATCAAAAAGgtataaatttattaatagatTCCTTGAACTTTTCACTTAGAAGAAGAAGTCAGAAGAACTTTCtgaacataaacataaaaatagagcACATGTATTAACAGTAGGAAAACTCTAAGCTTATAGAGGTATTAAATCTTACATAGTAACATACAGCCAAAAGCATTAGAAATTCACCGCCAGATAGATATTCTGATGCATTATCCTGAAAACGTGTCTGATACATAGCACTAACATGTAACAAAGTATGGCATTTATTTCACAGGGAGAAAAGATAGGTTTCATCACAAAAAGATTTACtagaggggcctccctggtggcacagtggttgagagtccgcctgccgatgcaggggacacgggttcgtgccccggtccgggaggatcccacatgccgcagagcggctgggcccgtgagccatggccgctgagcctgcgcgtccggagcctgtgctctgcaacgggagaggccacagcagtgaggcctgcgtatcgccaaaaaaaaaaaaaaaaaaaaaaaagatttactagaTTTCAGCTTTGATTAATTTTagagatatattttaaagataaaaaaaaattcacccctaaaataaaaaagtctttatatatataatccaTTATTAATACTCTTTATGCTCCTACAATGTAAAACGTTTAGAAACTTTTGAACTCTAAAAATTTTGATCAGTTAACCTATTTGGTCTTAACACATTCTAAATTCCCTTCTGAGAATCGCATTAACGTTTTTAGTCCATCAGTCCAACATGGATGGaacaattctatttctttttcttcttctttggtgGTTCATCCTCAGAGCTACTAtttgtgctgctgctgctgctactggaAGAGCTGGAATCTGAGTCTGAATCGGAGGACGAGGAAGAGCTTGTGGAGGAGGCTGAAGATGATGAACTGGAGGAGCTTTCATCAGAGTCACTGTCCTCTGAGGAGGATGAGGTAGAGGTCTCTTCACTCTCTGACGAAGAATCACTGGCTGAACTGTCACTGCTATTGCTACTGGAACTAGTTACACTCTTAGACCTATTAGACAATTATATGCATGAGAAGCTGACATTTAATAGAATGTTTAAAAGCAATTTCACTTgagtattatgtatatatatatacactgaagCTTTGCTAGCATGTTATCTCTAGATCTGATGTTTTGAGGATTCCCTAACTGTAATAACCCCACCGtgcccaccctctcccctcaACCACAAGGTCTTTTACTACAGCAATTTAACTCTCTTGGGTGGAGTCTGAGATAAGTGTATCTACTATACTATGCTCCAGAGTGAATGATGTTAGAATAAAGTTGCAGTTTAACAACTGGGTTTATTTAAACCTCATGTAGAGTGGTAAATGCTTCATAACCTTAACTACTTTATACCAGATACAGCTGGTCAATAATTTCTTACCACTCTAATAACATTTCCTAATCTAAGACAAGAGAAATTACTATTTCCAGGTATAAGGACTCTAGAAAGTTGGAGAAAAAGGATAAATGAAGGAAGAAACTCCAGATAGGTAAACAGAGGAACATATCAGAAAACAGGATGATATTTAATCATGAATTGCAAACAAGAGACTTCAGATCCAAATCttttaactattattttaaaatcacacacCCCATCCCTCCAACTAGtattatatattatctatataataCTAAAGCCACAcatacctttttttcttggtctttctttctacattagTTTCTCCAATGCTGATAAATGTGAAGGGGGGAAAAAGCTCCTGTTAATACAGTGATTATAAACAGCTCAAATGCTTCTGCTATCCCCAAAACTTTTTTCATTGGAAAAACACTTTGTCTTTTATAACATGTACTGAGAGTCCAGTGTTTATTGCTATAATCAAGAGGAAAGTTTCCTGTTGCAGGTGTATATGGTACATACAGTCAACTTAACCAGCACTTAAGCAAGACAAATGTTATCAACTGTACTTTAGAAGCGAGGTTAAGTTAGTAGTTAAGATGACCAAACGCACCAATTtgattgttttttagttttttcccaactcatctattttatttattcattcttggctgcactgggtctccgttgctgtgcacaggccctcaccagttgcagcgagcaggggccactcttctttgctgtgtgcgggccCCTCACCACGGTGGCctccctgttgcggagcatgggctctaggtgcgtgggcccCAGCAGCCATAgcacacaggcccagtagttgtggctcacaggctccagagcacaggctcagcagctgtggcgcacaggcccagctgctccgtggcatgtgggatcctcccagaccagggctcgaacccgtgccccctgcattggcaggcggacttccaaccactgtggcaccagggaagcccctcttttttagTTTTGAACTTAGATTGACATGGCTAAATCGACTATTTAGTGAACAACAGAACAAAGCAAGTAATAGCATAACAGCTGTAATTTATAATTTGGGTTTCTAGAATGGTATTATAAATGGCcatttcatataaaaaaaaagcaacctttaatttaaaaaactatttcttaattgattcactttgctgtacacctgaaacgaacacaacattgtaaatcaactatactccaataaaaataaaaagtaaaaataattaaaaaataattaaaaactatttcttgtgacttccttggcagtctagtagttaagactctgtgcttccactgcaggaagcccgggtttgatccctggtctgggaactaagatcctgcatgccacgaggaaaggccaaaaaacaaaaacaaacaaacaaacaaaatacttcTTTTTCTGCATGTCCCCCAAACGTTCAGTTATTTACTGCTTAAGAACCAGAGACTTAATACTTCAAGACTGTGTTCCCTCACATTATTTATAAAGAACAAAGTCTGGAGATTTCTGAGTGAAATACACAAATGGCTTGCTGCTATACAGCTGCCAAACAACATGCATAGTAAATCAGGCTTTCAAATTACAGATTTACTTCTATTACTATATACTGTCCtgtaaatttaacatttttatattctgaACTTCTCTATATTTCCTAGATAACATTATATCCTTATTTCCTGGGTCctcaaatataaatatgtatttatgtaaagCTGTTTTACACGATGGAATTACTTACTGGAGAATTGTAATTTTTGCAGTAAAATAAGTGGTAGAAGTACATTTGTTAAGTCACACCACAAGAATGCAAGATCACTGAAATTCACACACTTCCATAATTTTATCATTGAACCAAAAAATCAGCAGTCTTTACGTAACAGAGCCAAAACTAAAATTCATGtagttctatgtatttttaagacCAAGATAGTTGTGTAATacaactagaaaaacaaaagtaaatgttgaaatgaaattattcataactcttatattttattctttaggaCAGAGGTCTTCAAACATTTTTTGCTTACATTCCTAataaaagaagtttgaaaaattatgtttttcccCTCAAAGTTTATAAAGTCTggcatattatatattaaatattgatattttaaaaagaaaatcgtTACATCATTTTGGTAACTGTAAATACCACAAAATTTGATATGtatcataattaattttaaaaaaataaatgaacaagctTATCTTTAACAATTGGTACTTTTACACTgtcctttttcctctttgaacttgaatttttattctcctttcccCACAGAATGTATCCTAATATATTTTCATGCCTGAAAATTTTAGTGATCACTTACATTTCTCTGCAGTAAAAATATAGACATAACTTAATATTGTATCTTTTAATTACTTGTGATCATAAGgttttaaaagtgtttaaaaattcTGAGTTGAATTACTATTATCATTACTACTATACAAATTgattaaaacaatgtaaaatataactttttgtaactattatacataaaaaaatTTCACTGGAACTGTACCTCTTAAtgacatggattttttttccctagcttATGTATCCATGGATCTTATTGCTTGACTATGACAGGGTTCAGTATCAATTTAATtcctatatttaacttttacagATTGCACCCTGAGAAAGCTTGTTAACCTGAACAGGTAGATGGGAATAGAAAGAGTTTTGCTGTAGCAATGTCACTCAGTTCTCTGAATTCCTCCCATGTTATATTCCACAAGTCACGTAACAATGTatcattaaaatatacttttaaattgaCAACTCAATTAGATCCTCCTTCAATtttgctgagaaaaaaaattacaaaagaactTGCTCCCAATAATTTGGGCCTTTTACTTTCTTACAAACACCAGTATTTTGAAAAGTCTCTAGGATTTTATACATGAGCACAATATACCAAGGTAAGATTAGAGATAGGCGAGAGGTATGCCTTTCTTTTGTGAAATTAGAGAGGGGTAGGCAAGGTCTCATACAGATTTATCTTTGGAAGAAACATATATGAATATTGATAATCTAGAAACTGATTACCTGTCTATTCCTGTATAACCCTTGAAGAGCCTTCCTGTCCACAAACTGGAAGACTGTTGCCTGGAAAATCCAGATGTTTAAGACACTATTATATTGCTAACGGTCCTCATGAAGGTGCTACTTCTAATATGCAGCACTAAGTAGACCTGACACCTTCCTGTTTCAGTTACTCTGAAACACATAAGCTTACTTATTTCATGGGAATTTGAAAAGCTTTATTCAAAGGGCATAAAAGGATAAATAACAATTTTTCCCTCCTACCCAGTTGTCCTTCTAGAAAAGAACCACTATTATCAACCACTTATatttccccccccaaaaaagctccattattccttttttcttcctttttaacataaatgatagtatattatatatactgttCTCTACCTTGTTTATATACTTAGTATAAGTATCTTGGGTACTTACTTTGGATATCTTTCCATATCAGTTCATATAATCTACCTCATAGTATTCTGCTGTCATTTCATTGGCAGTTGAGGCAAGAAAAGCAAAGtgattaagagcatggactctggagacTGGCTAGTTGGTTTAACACTTAACTTTtccacttacttgctgtgtgacactGAGCAAGTTACTGAATCTCTCcatgcctcagcttcttcatatgtaaaatgggaattataatagtacttaccttaaCGGTATAGATGTGATGCTGAAATAAGCTAATACTTGTAAAGACCTTAgtacggtgcctggcacacagtaacaCTCATTAAACATTAGCTAATATTACAATATAATCTAAATCTGGATAACCACCGTGAGATATTTAGTCccttaataaattttataaatacaaataaatattcctTTGGATACCATATGTAACCTTACCTTTGCTGTAAtaataatctgttttctttttcttttaaagctttcttTAGTTCTGCTGTTCTTGAAGGCCTGTGTAGgtactttctttttcctgtgcattcataagtccaatGCCCAAATTCCAAGCATTTCTGACATCTTACATGTTGTTTATTTGCTTCACTGCAGAGTAAAAAATAGAATACAGGCCTTAAATTTTTGACCTGACATTTTCTGTCATGAGAAGCATAAACAATATAAGCATAAAATGATGCTTATGTAAAGGTACAATCCAAAAATAAGCatcattttacactttaaattatttgttaGATTTAATCACAAAGCAATATAgtaagtggttaagagcatggacctGGGAGTTAGACAGAACTGAGTACAAATCTTCTTTCCTCAATTCCATTCCAGTAATGGCAGACCAGGTAACTCAGACCAACTCTTCAGCTCAGAACTTTAGAAAAGACAgtcaaaacatttttaacaatGTGCTCGAGGTATCAGAGAACTAACAAGAGATTAAAGAATAAccaagccaagatatggaagaagcTGGAAACCCAGAGTGGTCAGTCCTACGTTTAAGTCAACTCTGGTTTTTTTTCCCAACTCAGGAGGGTAAGCAAGCATCACTTACAAGGAGCAAGGGAGACAAATTATGCATTCAGAGTTGGGACTCCGAAGGGCTTTACTCTAAGAATAAAGCAACTGCTTATCAAGTGCAGCCCAGATTCTAGTCACCTAGGAGACTAAGAAAAATCTCAGTCCCTGAAATTGAATTAAGGTGTGGCAAgtgaagaaaaatagataaaggaattagaaaggaagaaataaaattgtcattcCTTACTGATGATGTATCATGTAAATGGCAAATCCAACAGACTCtacagataaaaaaaattttttttggccctgccatgcggcatgtgggatcttacttccccaaccagggatcaaacccttgccccctgcattaggagcgtggagtcctaatcgCTGGattgccggggaagtcccaaaacatTTTTCAATAATTAGAATTCATAAGTGAGTTTAGGAAGGTTTTATATTGGGGTCAGTAAACTTTGTCTATAAAGTGTCAGAGagtcaatattttaggctttgcagaccaagaggcaaaatttaatatattacaaAGGTATTTATAtcacaagagagaaaacaaatttctacaaatattttattaatgaaaatatttcaaataaaagagGTTTATTAATGAGAAGAATGGAATTCTTTTCTATAACATTTCACTCAATTGAGGTTCAAAATTAGTGTTCTCTATCATCAAATTGatcatatatatacaaacatatgtaAAAAGCATTCTTGGTTTGCAAGCCTACAACAGGCAGCAGGCAGGATTCAGTGGACTATCGTTTGCCAAACTTTCTATTAGATATTAGgtcaacacataaaaatcaattgAGTTTCTACTTaacaaaaacagttaaaaataaaaatttaaaaggtggtatttatgggcttccctgatggcgcagtggttgagagtccgcctgccgatgcaggggacacgggttcgtgccccagtccgggaagaccccacatgcagcagagcggctaggcccgtgagccatggctgctgaggctgcgcgtccggagcctgtgctccgcagcgggagaggccacaacagtgagaggcccgcgtaccgcaaaaaaaaaaaaaaaggtggtattTATAACATTCTGAAAAATAACAAGCACTtataaataagtgaaagaaaatatgtgcaagaattctatgcagaaaacaaacattactgagagaaattaaacatCTAAATAAGTAGCTAAGTAAAAGGATTACCATGTTCATAGactgaaagactcaatattgtaaaaactgtccattctccccaaactgatctatagattcaaagcaatGCCAATCAGAATCTCAACAGGTGTTTGTTTGGTATGGAACTTAAACTTATtccctaaaatgtatatggacaTTCAAAAGGCCAAGAATAGCCAAAATACCCTTATAAAGGAACAAGTAGGGAAGACttagattaaaataaattgacttgtggtgatcattttgtaatgtacggAAATATTGAAtctctttgttgtacacctggaactaacgtAGTGTTGTAGGTAAatgatatttcaaaaacaaacaaaaaaatcataaaaaaagagtTCAGATTTGTGGTTAACAGAGGTGGGGGATAGGGGGAGCAGCAAccagatgaaggcagtcaaagtacaaacttctagttataagataaataagtactagggatgtaatgtacaacacgatTAATGAAATTAACAGCTGTATGTTATACGTGAAAATTgttaagagtaaatcttaaaagttctcatcacaagaaaaaaacttttttcttctgtttctttaattttgtatctatatgagatgatggatgttcactaaacttattgttaACAGTGACTTCATGacgtatgtaaatcaaatcattatccttaaacttatacagtgctgtacgtcaactatatctcaataagactgaaagaaaaaactaaaagacaGTGACTTATGATACAGCTATAATAACTTACAATGTGAGACTGGagcaaatatatacaaatatgccagtggaacagaacagaatgtCCAGAAATAGACTAATGTATACATGAACAATTTATGACAACCATGGCATTAAAGAGCAGTGGGGGGAAAGGTTAGATTATAAATGATGTAGGGACAACTGGTTATGCACATGGTAAAAATAAGACTTAACCATAAGCCCAAAATGATTACAAACTTGGTCAAACAATAAGGTTTAAAAGATAGTATAAAAAAAGTGACATATTTGAGTTAGGAattcttaagaaacaaaaacaaagcactaagacttccctggtggtgcagtggttaagaatccgcctgccaatgcaggggatacgggttcgagctctggtacaggaagatcccacatgctgcgaagcaactaagcccgtgcgccacaactactgagcctgaactctagagcctgcaagccacaactactgagcccatgtgccacaactactgaagcccacgtgcctagagcccgtgctccacaacaagagaagccaccgcactgagaaccCTGCGTaccgcaatggagagtagcccccgctcactgcaactagagaaagcctgcgtgcagcaacgaagacccaacgcagccaaaaataataaataaatacattaattttacaaaaagcactaatcataaaagattgataaattagaattactaaaattaagaattttcaaaaattaagaatttctgttcatcaaaatatactataaagagagtaaaaagagaagccaaagagtgggagaagatatttgtaacacATTTTGCCAACAGCTTCATCTTaagtatacaaagaactcttatgaatcattaaggaaatgatgtacaatagaaaaataagataaagtggAAGATGGAAAGGCAGTACAAAAATGGGATTGGGaaacaaattaataaacacatgaaaaggtgctcattaCTAacataagaaaaagcaaaaaccacTATAGTTGAAGAAATGCATACTCCAcagtccagcaattccacttgcaGGTACTTACACAACAGAAATCTACAAAAAACTATACCAGATAACATGTGTAAGAATATTGGAATATTGCTTTCCTTTACGtagcttttaaaagttttgaaatagTCACAACCTTATAGAAAAGCTGTTAAGTACAGTTCAAAGAACTATTTTTCCTAAATCATTTGTGAACTGTTTTTGCTGAGCCATTTGTAAGTTGCCAACCTGATGCCTCATCAAACCAGAATACTTTACTACATGTTTTCTATAAACTAGGACATtctcatatatacaatgtaacCATCAAAATCAAGAAGTTAATGTTGATACCTTCAAGATCTCATTTAAGTTTAATCTTCAGACCCCATTTAAGTTTCATCAAATGTCCCCAAAACATTCTCTCTAGCAAAATCCAGTTCTGCATCAATGTTGCACATGTTGTCatgtctcttccttcttctggaaGAGTTCCTCAGTCCTGTGTCTTGCTTtacatgaccttgacactttttgATGATTacagccagttattttgtagaatgtgctTCAATTTGAGTTGGAGGATTTGCTTCCAAGTTCACTCATGTGGCTAACGGGAGGCTTCAGTTCCTTACCTGCTGGCCTCTCCATCGGGCTGCTTACAACATGGTTTTACCCAGGGAGAGTAACCAAGATAACTCAAGAAAGAAGTCAGTCTTTTATCACCCAATCTTGGAAATGACATACCATTACTTTTGCTATATTCTACTGGTCATACAGACCAACTCTGGTACTCTCTGGAAGAGAGTACACATGAAGCAGGGATCACTGGAGatcatcttggaggctggctacaaCATCTGATATCTCTATATGATTAGATTCAAGCCATgtatttttggcaggaatataACAGAAATGTGCCGT
Protein-coding regions in this window:
- the ZCCHC10 gene encoding zinc finger CCHC domain-containing protein 10, producing MSTSVSPKPANPGLKSTQLYITARHVIKAQGPEQLCMKMREYDTIFDTTGPAHAYGLRGSKSPPPPRSFPKPSAAGLSRAKMATPMHRLIARRQAEANKQHVRCQKCLEFGHWTYECTGKRKYLHRPSRTAELKKALKEKENRLLLQQSIGETNVERKTKKKRSKSVTSSSSNSSDSSASDSSSESEETSTSSSSEDSDSDESSSSSSSSASSTSSSSSSDSDSDSSSSSSSSSSTNSSSEDEPPKKKKKK